One stretch of Epinephelus lanceolatus isolate andai-2023 chromosome 15, ASM4190304v1, whole genome shotgun sequence DNA includes these proteins:
- the nol10 gene encoding nucleolar protein 10: MQISSVNDVKIYNLSHGKSLPEWLSDRKKRQLQKKDVDIQRRIELIQDFEMPTVCTSIKVSRDGQFVLAAGTYKPRIRCYDTYQLSLKFERCLDSDIVAFDILSDDYSKLVFLHCDRYIEFHSQHGHYYRTRIPKFGRDFSYHYPSCDLYFVGTSSEVFRLNLEQGRFLNSLQTDAVENNVCDINPVHHLFATGTSEGKVECWDPRVRNRVGMLDCALSSLAEGTEVQSLPSVSALKFNGSLSMAVGTSTGQVLLYDLRSSQPLLVKDHFYNLPIKSLNFHDQLDLVVSADSKIIKIWNKDTGKAFTSIQPQANVNDVCIYPKSGMLFTANEDPKMNTFYIPALGPAPRWCSFLDNLTEELEESPESTVYDDYKFVTRKDLENLGLSHLVGSSLLRAYMHGFFMDIRLYHKVKSMANPFAYEEYRKDKIRQKIEESRVQRVQVKKLPKVNKELALKLMEEGDDEAELASRKKKGKALPSVLGDDRFKVMFENPDYQVDEQSEEFRLLNPIVSKVGQKRKKKLRLLAQQAAASQQADEEDEEPEGRASSEESSDDDDKSWVEEVREQRRLLRQEGRERRRQERKEEDRNTVLLEREQNGAGKTSNMAESKKTNQPQYYQIKAGEEFRSFNDMARKQKLQKTSLEDRLKLEEHSGTSNMSDSAVGSKQLTFTLKKSEQQRKQQQAEREHHEERKKLRRSAGHLSSGRGRGWGGSRGRGGGGGRGRGRGRH; this comes from the exons ATGCAGATATCCAGCGTGAATGATGTGAAGATTTATAATTTAAGTCACGGGAAATCTCTTCCGGAG TGGCTGTCAGATCGGAAAAAGAGACAGTTACAAAAGAAAGATGTCG ACATCCAGCGCAGGATTGAGCTCATCCAGGACTTTGAGATGCCCACAGTGTGCACGTCCATCAAAGTGTCCAGGGATGGTCAGTTCGTCCTGGCAGCGG GCACATACAAACCTAGGATCCGCTGCTATGACACCTACCAGTTGTCACTGAAGTTTGAGCGCTGTCTGGATTCAGATA TTGTGGCTTTCGACATCCTGTCTGATGACTACTCTAAG TTGGTGTTCTTGCACTGTGACCGCTACATAGAGTTCCACTCGCAGCATGGACACTACTACAGGACACGCATTCCAAAGTTTGGAAGGGACTTTTCGTACCACTATCCGTCCTGTGACCTCTATTTTGTGGGGACAAG ttccGAGGTGTTCAGACTGAACCTGGAACAGGGGCGCTTCCTCAACTCACTTCAGACTGATGCTGT GGAGAACAATGTGTGTGACATCAACCCCGTTCatcatttgtttgccacaggaACCTCTGAG GGAAAGGTCGAATGCTGGGACCCTCGTGTACGGAACAGAGTGGGCATGCTGGACTGCGCCCTGAGCAGCCTCGCCGAAGGAACGGA aGTTCAAAGTTTGCCCTCAGTTAGTGCGCTGAAATTTAACGGCTCCCTCTCCATGGCAGTGGGCACCAGCACAGGACAG GTGCTGCTCTATGACCTGCGCTCCAGCCAGCCGCTGCTGGTTAAAGACCACTTCTACAACCTGCCGATCAAGTCCCTAAACTTCCACGATCAGCTGGACCTGGTTGTGTCCGCCGACTCTAAGATTATAAAAATCTGGAACAAAGACACT GGCAAGGCCTTCACCTCCATACAGCCTCAGGCCAACGTCAATGATGTTTGCATCTACCCTAAATCAG GTATGCTCTTCACTGCCAACGAAGATCCCAAGATGAACACATTCTACATCCCG GCCCTGGGTCCTGCACCTCGTTGGTGCTCCTTCCTTGACAACTTGacagaggagctggaggagagccCTGAGAGCACGGTGTACGATGACTACAAGTTCGTCACCCGGAAGGACCTGGAAAATCTGG GTTTGTCTCACCTGGTGGGATCATCGCTCCTCAGAGCCTACATGCACGGCTTCTTCATGGACATCAGGCTTTATCACAAG GTCAAAAGCATGGCAAATCCTTTTGCATACGAGGAGTATCGCAAGGATAAGATCCGTCAGAAGATTGAGGAGTCTAGGGTCCAGAGGGTGCAGGTCAAG AAGCTGCCCAAGGTCAACAAAGAGCTGGCTCTCAAACTGATGGAGGAGGGTGATGATGAAGCAGAGCTGGCTTCTAGGAAAAAGAAGGGCAAG GCTCTCCCCAGCGTCCTGGGAGACGACCGCTTCAAGGTGATGTTCGAAAACCCCGACTACCAGGTGGACGAACAGAGCGAAGAGTTCCGCCTCCTCAATCCAATCGTTTCCAAGGTTggacagaagaggaagaagaagctgCGCCTACTAGCTCAGCAGGCTGCCGCTTCCCAACAG GCGGATGAAGAAGACGAGGAGCCCGAGGGCCGAGCCAGCTCCGAGGAGAGCTCGGATGATGACGACAAGAGCtgggtggaggaggtgagggaGCAGCGGAGGTTGCTTCGGCAGGAGGGCCGAGAGCGCCGGAGGcaggagaggaaggaagaagaCCGCAACACTGTCCTGCTGGAGAGGGAACAGAACGGAGCGGGGAAAACctcaaacatggctgaaagcaagAAGACAAATCAGCCTCAATATTATCAGATCAAAGCTGGAGAAGAGTTCAGAAGTTTTAATGACATGGCCCGCAAGCAGAAACTAcagaa GACATCTTTGGAGGACCGTCTGAAGTTAGAGGAGCACTCTGGAACCAGCAACATGAGCGACAGTGCAGTGGGCAGCAAGCAGCTAACCTTCACTCTCAAAAAG tcggagcagcagaggaagcagcagcaagcagaaCGGGAACACCACgaggagaggaagaagctgAGGCGCTCGGCCGGACACCTGAGCAGCGGCCGTGGGAGAGGCTGGGGCGGCAgcaggggaagaggaggaggaggagggagagggagagggagaggccgGCACTGA